Sequence from the Bacteroidales bacterium genome:
CGCCATCAAATAATAATCTTCCGTTTATTGAAATAGGCTTAAAATAAAAAGGAAAGGTCATCGATGCTCTTACTGATGAACCCAGGTCGCCACTGGAAAAAACAACCGATTCGTTTGCATATACATCTGTAGCAACACAACGGAAAGGAACAAACAAGCTGTCGAAATTATAATTACATGCAGCCGATGCTTTCCCCATCAGTTCCATAAAAGCAAAATCCATCAAATGCGGAGGGACAATGTTAGTTGGCAATATAGGTTTAATAATTGTATCGTACTTAAAATTCAGATCAACCCACGAAGCATCATTTTCTTTCTTTTTAAAATAGTAAAGATATTTTTCGTCAATTTTTCCAAATGCCCAGTTCTGAAATTCAGGAGCTGTAACAATTTTAATCATCTCATCGGGAGTGTATCCTGCGGCATAAAGGGAACCTACAATTGCCCCCATCGATGTTCCTGTAACATAATCAATAGGAATATGATTTTCCTCAAGTGCTTTAATAACGCCAATATGAGCAAGTCCTTTAGCGCCACCACCACTCAGTACAAGCCCAACCTTTTGTCCAAATGAACTTACTGAAATGAACAGAAGAAAATATAATATGACCCGTTTTGTTTTCACAAATACAAACCTACATGTATTTTTTTAATGATACAAATAATAACTAATGTTAATTCATACAAGGGTTTCCTATGCTAATTACATAATATGTATTTAAATTTTATTTTATATTTTTTATTATGAACATAAGTTCATTATATTTGCAAAATAATTAACTGAAAATTATATAATGGCTCGCCCAAAAACAATACGAAAAATGGTTTCTCCACCTAAGTTCAAAGGATTTAAGCCATACGGCTATTATGCCAAAGAGCAGGAAACTGTTAATATGCTTTTTGAAGAATACGAAGCCATAAGGCTTTGTGATTACGAATTATTAAACCAGTCTGAAGCATCAGAATTCATGGGTATTTCCAGACCAACACTGACACGTATATATGAAAGCGCCAGAAGAAAAGTAGCAAAAGCATTTGCTGAAGCAAGGACCATTGTTATTGAAGGAGGAAAAGTATATTTTGATAGCGAGTGGTTTCTATGTAAAAAGTGCGGTTCTCATTTTAATAATCCCGATAAGAAAAAAAAATTAAACAATTGTCCTGTTTGTAATTCAATTTCTATTTTAAAAATTAATGAAAGTTCAAAAAAATAAATAAATTATGATTATTGCTATTGCATCAACCGGTGGAACAATTAATTCCAAATTAGATAAACGTTTTGCGAGATGTTCATTTTTTGCACTATATAATACTATTTCAGGTGAAATAAATTTTATTAAAAATTTTTGTCAGACAATGGATAAAGACGCAGGATTAGCAGTTGTAGAATGTTTGCATAAAATGAATGTCAAGAAAATCATATCCGGTGAATTTGGAATAAAAATCAAAGAGTTTATGGATAATTATAATATACAAATGATTATTATGCCTGAACAAAATCAAACGATTAATGAGATTGTTAAATTATTAAAAGCAAATAAATAAATTATGCCAAAACTAGATAAAACAGGACCCGAAGGAAAAGGGTCTGGAACAGGGAGAAACCTTGGTAAATGTATAAACAAAAAAAATGAAAACAGCGAAGGTTTTAGCTTTGAAAAAGGCTTGGGACTTAGAAAAAATGTTGGTGGAGGTAAAGGATTAGGTAAACGATTAAGGAGTTTTTTCAGATGCCCGTGATAAAATATAAAGAAATAGGTGTTATACACAGCCCATTCACATCCCTCGAAAGAATGCCTGTTCAACCTATAGCAGCAAAAGGGGTAAAAGGAACTATCGAAATTCATAAAAAATTTCTTGATGGTTTACAGGATTTAGAAAAATTTCAATATATCTATTTGTTTTATCATTTCAATAAAGCGGAAACATGTAAACTAAAAGTCATTCCTTTTATGGATGATAAGCCTCATGGAATTTTTGCTACGCGCGCACCAATAAGACCTAATCCAATAGGAATTTCTGTTGTTTATTTAATAAAAATCGAAAATAATATTCTTTACGTTGAAGATATAGATATAATGGATAATACTCCTTTACTTGATATCAAACCATTTATTCCCCAAGTTGATAACAGAATGAGTAAGAAAATCGGATGGCTTCAAGGTAAAGAAAATATTTTTCAAACACAGTCAGATGCAAGATTTATTATTAATAAGTTAAATTTAAATGAAAAAAGTAGCAATCCCCATAAGAAACAGACAAGTTGATGATCATTTAATTCCATGTGATTTTTTTACTATTTTTTAATTAATTCAGGTAAAATATTAAATGAAGTAAAATTAATAATTCCACAAGAATATCAAAAAGATGATAAAATAGAGCTAATGCTTAACGAAAAGGGAGTAACAATTTTATTGGCAGGAAAAACCAGGTATGATGAAATAGATATTTTATCTCAGCAAAATATAGATGCGATATGTTGTTGTAATGGAAATATAAATGATGTTATCAATATGTACTTAATGGGTGAACTATCAGCACTTGATTAGAGCAATAAATAAAAAAATAATACAATAATAATTTATAAAATAATACATATGAAAAAAGTAGCAGTACCAACAAGAGAAGGACAAGTTGATGACCATTTTGGTCATTGTGAATACTACACCATCTTTACAATTGAAGATGGAAAAGTAAGCAATGAAGAGACTTTTAAAGCACCGGAAGGCTGCGGATGCAAATCTAATGTTGCATCTGTACTTGCATCAATGGGAATTAAAATAATGCTTGCAGGAAACATGGGAATGGGCGCATTAAATGTTTTGAACATGAGCGGAATTGAAGTTTACCGTGGATGCAGCGGAAATGTAAAAGAAGTAATAACAGAATACCTGAAGGGCGAAGTTACCGATAGCGGCGAAGGCTGTCATAGTCATGAAGGATGCGATAATCATTAAAATATGTTTACGCATATAACAAAGATCAGGGTTGGATATACCGACACTGACCAAATGGGGTTTCTGCATCATTCAAAATATGTTATATTTTGTGAAACGGCACGTATTGAAGCAATGCGGGCATTAGGCTCATGTTATAAAGAAATTGAGGACATGGGTATTTTCATGCCTGTGATTTCAATGAACTTCAAATTTATCAAACCTGCTTTTTATGATGATTTGATTTCGGTAAAAACAATATTGCGTGATATACCAAAAACAAGAATGAAATTTGAATATGAATTTTACAATGAATCCGGCACAATGACAACAACAGCAGAAGTAACCCTGACATTTATCAATAATAAAACACGGAAGCCTTGCTTTCCGCCAAAATTACTAACAGAATCATTAAAAACATTTTTTAATAACGAAATAAAAAAATAAAATATATGGACACAAAAAAATTAGGATTTGACTCGAAATTAATTCATAGTGGCGGACATAAAGATGCTTACGGAAGCGCTACCGTTCCTATATATCAAACTTCTACTTTCGCCTTTGAAAGCGCCGATGAAGGAGCAAAATGCTTTGCGGGAGAAAGCAACGGGTATATTTATACACGTATTGGTAACCCAACAATAACCGCACTTGAAAAATTAATAGCTGATCTGGAAAACGGTTATGGGGGCATAGCAGTTTCTTCAGGTATGGCTGCTGTTACAACTTGCTATATGGCTTTATTGAATCATGGCGACCATATTGTAAGTACAGATGCAGTTTACGGACCGGCACGAGGTGTAATGGAAAATCATTTTTCACGTTTTGGTGTTCAGGCAACTTACATTAACACTACCGATATTAACACTATTGAAAAAGCAATAAAACCCAATACAAAAGTTTTATATATCGAAACTCCTGCAAATCCTACAATGGAGATTACAGACTTAAAAGCATGTGCAAAACTTGCAAAAGAAAAAAATATTTTACTTGTGGTTGACAATACCTTTTGCAGCCCATATTTACAGAAGCCTCTGGATTTAGGCGCAGATGTTGTTTTTCATTCAATGACAAAATTCATCAACGGACATGCTGATATTGTTGCAGGAATTATTGTTGCAAAAGAAAAAGTAATCTATGACAAGTTACGAGTAATGATGATTAACATGGGATGTAATATGGATCCACACCAGGCATACATGGTACATCGTGGTGTTAAAACTTTAAGCATAAGAGTAAGGGAAGCCCAGCAAAATGCAATGAAGGTTGCGAATTTTTTAGAAGCTCATCCTAAGGTTGCATGGATAAAATACCCCGGATTAAAATCGCATCCACAGTATAAGCTTGCATCAGAACAAATGAAAGGTCCGGGATCAATGATCAGTTTTGGATTAAAAGGTGGTTATGATGCAGCAAAAAAATTATTGGATAATGTACACCTCGCTATTCTGGCGGTTTCACTGGGTGGCGTGGAAACATTAATTCAACATCCTGCTTCAATGACTCATGCTAAAGTATCAAATGAAGCCAAATTAAAAGCAGGTATAACAGACGATTTAATTCGTTTTTCTGTAGGAATAGAAGATGTAAATGATATTAT
This genomic interval carries:
- a CDS encoding DUF134 domain-containing protein — translated: MARPKTIRKMVSPPKFKGFKPYGYYAKEQETVNMLFEEYEAIRLCDYELLNQSEASEFMGISRPTLTRIYESARRKVAKAFAEARTIVIEGGKVYFDSEWFLCKKCGSHFNNPDKKKKLNNCPVCNSISILKINESSKK
- a CDS encoding NifB/NifX family molybdenum-iron cluster-binding protein; this encodes MIIAIASTGGTINSKLDKRFARCSFFALYNTISGEINFIKNFCQTMDKDAGLAVVECLHKMNVKKIISGEFGIKIKEFMDNYNIQMIIMPEQNQTINEIVKLLKANK
- a CDS encoding DUF5320 domain-containing protein produces the protein MPKLDKTGPEGKGSGTGRNLGKCINKKNENSEGFSFEKGLGLRKNVGGGKGLGKRLRSFFRCP
- the tsaA gene encoding tRNA (N6-threonylcarbamoyladenosine(37)-N6)-methyltransferase TrmO, coding for MPVIKYKEIGVIHSPFTSLERMPVQPIAAKGVKGTIEIHKKFLDGLQDLEKFQYIYLFYHFNKAETCKLKVIPFMDDKPHGIFATRAPIRPNPIGISVVYLIKIENNILYVEDIDIMDNTPLLDIKPFIPQVDNRMSKKIGWLQGKENIFQTQSDARFIINKLNLNEKSSNPHKKQTS
- a CDS encoding NifB/NifX family molybdenum-iron cluster-binding protein, giving the protein MKKVAVPTREGQVDDHFGHCEYYTIFTIEDGKVSNEETFKAPEGCGCKSNVASVLASMGIKIMLAGNMGMGALNVLNMSGIEVYRGCSGNVKEVITEYLKGEVTDSGEGCHSHEGCDNH
- a CDS encoding thioesterase family protein, yielding MFTHITKIRVGYTDTDQMGFLHHSKYVIFCETARIEAMRALGSCYKEIEDMGIFMPVISMNFKFIKPAFYDDLISVKTILRDIPKTRMKFEYEFYNESGTMTTTAEVTLTFINNKTRKPCFPPKLLTESLKTFFNNEIKK
- a CDS encoding PLP-dependent aspartate aminotransferase family protein; amino-acid sequence: MDTKKLGFDSKLIHSGGHKDAYGSATVPIYQTSTFAFESADEGAKCFAGESNGYIYTRIGNPTITALEKLIADLENGYGGIAVSSGMAAVTTCYMALLNHGDHIVSTDAVYGPARGVMENHFSRFGVQATYINTTDINTIEKAIKPNTKVLYIETPANPTMEITDLKACAKLAKEKNILLVVDNTFCSPYLQKPLDLGADVVFHSMTKFINGHADIVAGIIVAKEKVIYDKLRVMMINMGCNMDPHQAYMVHRGVKTLSIRVREAQQNAMKVANFLEAHPKVAWIKYPGLKSHPQYKLASEQMKGPGSMISFGLKGGYDAAKKLLDNVHLAILAVSLGGVETLIQHPASMTHAKVSNEAKLKAGITDDLIRFSVGIEDVNDIIEDLETALEKA